Proteins found in one Magnolia sinica isolate HGM2019 chromosome 5, MsV1, whole genome shotgun sequence genomic segment:
- the LOC131246237 gene encoding putative E3 ubiquitin-protein ligase RING1a yields MAREDEYQSPQNPKHTTKESIRIENVENKDSFLSPRFLSAAAMAGWDEEALLLASLVVEDTPERESKHKKRPSLQFKTPPPTNSRRKRRSPQQNLPSIPVIGVINLDHAETSLEDGAEKKVAEAVMIEEKKKQEGDDESMPAEAGISCSGSTILCMDRLREELSCAICLEICFEPSTTSCGHSFCKKCLKSAADKCGKRCPKCRQLISNGRSCTVNTVLWNTIQLLFPEEVEAKKVAAAARHNQETKNRSPKNGGNNIRHSNLDSSTTNSNSSRRRTRWSTNQENAASTFQSNSDRRRRVRLGQNEEEDAASAFPSNTGRRRMRWGPSQEEDAALAFQLQREEFMEAFRGAHEHEQPSSSFVTARANLRAMASRAIHLRVRGRPT; encoded by the exons ATGGCAAGAGAAGATGAATACCAAAGCCCACAGAATCCAAAACACACAACCAAAGAATCAATCAGGATCGAAAATGTGGAAAACAAGGACAGTTTTCTCAGCCCAAGATTCCTATCTGCGGCCGCCATGGCCGGTTGGGATGAAGAAGCCCTTTTGCTTGCCAGCCTCGTCGTCGAAGACACCCCAGAAAGAGAATCTAAACATAAGAAACGCCCCAGTCTGCAGTTTAAGACTCCGCCGCCTACAAATTCAAGAAG AAAACGTAGATCTCCGCAACAAAATCTGCCTTCAATCCCCGTCATTGGAGTGATCAACCTCGACCATGCCGAGACCAGCCTAGAAG ATGGTGCAGAGAAGAAGGTTGCGGAGGCTGTCATGATTGAAGAGAAGAAGAAGCAAGAAGGAGACGATGAATCTATGCCTGCAGAGGCTGGTATTTCTTGTTCAGGTTCTACCATTCTGTGTATGGATCGACTGAGGGAAGAGCTTTCATGTGCG ATTTGTTTGGAAATTTGCTTCGAACCCAGCACTACCAGTTGTGGGCACAG CTTCTGCAAGAAATGCTTGAAATCTGCTGCTGATAAATGTGGGAAGCGATGTCCAAAGTGCAGGCAGCTAATCAG CAATGGGAGATCGTGCACAGTAAATACGGTGCTTTGGAACACCATACAACTTCTGTTTCCAGAGGAGGTTGAAGCAAAGAAGGTGGCAGCAGCAGCAAGACATAACCAGGAAACCAAGAACAGAAGCCCAAAAAATGGTGGCAATAACATACGACATTCAAATCTGGATTCAAGCACTACAAACAGTAACAGCAGCAGAAGGAGAACAAGGTGGAGCACAAATCAGGAGAATGCTGCATCGACCTTTCAGAGTAACAGCGATAGGAGGAGGAGAGTGAGGTTGGGCCAGAATGAGGAGGAGGATGCAGCCTCAGCTTTTCCAAGCAATACTGGTAGGAGGAGAATGAGGTGGGGCCCAAGTCAGGAGGAGGATGCAGCCTTGGCGTTTCAGCTGCAGAGGGAAGAGTTCATGGAAGCTTTTAGGGGGGCTCATGAGCATGAGCAGCCAAGTAGCTCTTTTGTCACTGCCAGAGCCAACTTGAGGGCCATGGCATCGAGAGCAATTCACCTTCGCGTTAGAGGCCGGCCCACCTAG